Below is a genomic region from Thermochromatium tepidum ATCC 43061.
CTCGTCGAGCGAGGCATAGCGGATGAGTCCGCGCGGACGACCGATCTTGTCCATGACCTGATCACAGGCATCGATGCAAAGCGCACAGGTGATGCAGCCCTCCTGCTGACCGCGCCGGATATCGACCCCGGTCGGACAGACGGCCACGCACTGATTGCAATCGATGCAATCGCCTGTGGTGCGCGTCCCCTCGTCCGTCCGCCTGAGCCGAGCGCGCGGTTCGCCACGCCGCCCATCATAGGTCGGCACGATGGTCGAGCGGTCGAGCATCACGCCCTGGATGCGCGCATAGGGACAGAGCCAGAAACAGGTCTGCTCGCGTAGGAATCCAGCCAGGACATAGGTCCCGACCGTGAAGAGCGCGACCGTGACATAGGCCGCGCCATTGGCCTGACCGGTGAAGAAGGTCCGCCACAGCGTCGGCGCATCGGTGAACCAGGCCACGAAGCTAAATCCGGTCAGAACGCCGATCAGGAGCCAGAGACCATGCTTGATCGTGCGAACTTTGAGCTTCTCCAGGGACATCGGCGCCGCGTCGAGCTTACGCCGTGCCGCCGGCGGACCCTCCAGCCGCTCCTCGATCCAGGTGAAGACATCGGTCCAGACCGTCTGGAAACAGAAGAACCCGCACCAGACCCGCCCGGCGAGCGCCGTCATCACCGCCAGCAGGATGGCGAAGAACAGCAGCAGCAGCGACAGCATCCAGAAGTCCTGCGGCAGCACCGTGACCGAGAACAGGTGGT
It encodes:
- the ccoG gene encoding cytochrome c oxidase accessory protein CcoG — translated: MNTPPESTAPVSVDALYAEADDWHVNAGGQTIHAKRIPGRWRTIKWALASVWLIYLLGPYLRWDGRQAVLFDIPNRQYHLFSVTVLPQDFWMLSLLLLFFAILLAVMTALAGRVWCGFFCFQTVWTDVFTWIEERLEGPPAARRKLDAAPMSLEKLKVRTIKHGLWLLIGVLTGFSFVAWFTDAPTLWRTFFTGQANGAAYVTVALFTVGTYVLAGFLREQTCFWLCPYARIQGVMLDRSTIVPTYDGRRGEPRARLRRTDEGTRTTGDCIDCNQCVAVCPTGVDIRRGQQEGCITCALCIDACDQVMDKIGRPRGLIRYASLDELEGRSTRGLWLRPRIWVYVLILGLSLFGILHGLTALDPLELRVLHERAPLFVLQSDGSIQNKYTLKILNKTHEPLAVRIRAKGHDDLRLVGAEPPIEARPGGVTPATVFVRIPREALEAEQQPIVFRIEAERATGELAVTERESVFVGPEPRSD